The Populus alba chromosome 6, ASM523922v2, whole genome shotgun sequence genomic interval CCGTCAGAATTTTCAGCTACATAACACTCTTGCGAGTAAGGCCACGACTGGGGTTGTTGAATGCCAAATATTATGAATTTAGGATGTGTCGTTTATAATAAGTCCAACAGCCAAACAactaatttctttcttcttcttcttcttcttcttttaaaaatatttttaaatcaaaatgatatgaaaatatcaaaaaatattaatttaaagaaaaaaattattatttttataaaaaattttaaaacacaaaaacagataaattttttaactaaataaaaaataaaatattattttattctttcaaattaaaaaagagaaataataaaatattaaggaatAATTTTTTCGATCATCCAATGGTTTTAACTAAGCAAAAATGAGGGAGTTATAATTTGATATTGATATGAatttggtaatatttttttttttttttgtaaaagtgatttttaattggagatatattaaaattatgtttattttagattttcttttcttttaatatcaaatcactaaaatcattgaaaaagcacaaaaaatattaatttaatatttttttaaaacaaaaaactatttaaaaaatcatactaAACACGTTACCAAACAGAAAATATTACTAATTTCTTAACAAAGTCAAAatactctctctttctctcttcattttcctttcttctccATCCCCTAAACAAACATCAACCCTCTCTTTATTGTTTACACAAATAAAATACCACTAAATATTTGAtacttttattaaatattttttttattagaagattAAATCACCGTTTGTTTTTTagcaaaagtaattttttttattttagatttttttcttatttaaaatatttttaatatactaatattaaaaataaattttaaaaaattattttaatatattttaaaataaaaaactcctTAAATCATAGTAACAAACGCACTCTAAGTTAtacattctctctctctctctctctttcttttttaaatcataCTAGCCTTTCCTCTGACATTTACCAAACccaaaagtgttttcttttgctcGTGTTCTctggtaaataatatttttgtctcCCAGTGTCTCAACAAACTATAAGTATTACAGGCGAATGATTCCGGTGATTGCTTGCTTTTGTGAAAAAGTGCTTCCTTATATTTTTGAAGGAGATTGACTGTTCTGGTTTGGTACGTAATTGCATGTCGAATACTAAATTCTTGATCGGATTCTGTTAATATAAAGATTCtcttaaataaatttctttgggattaaaaattatatagatttattattttcttcttacttaaaaaaaaataatgatattttttatttgatcatgaactaaaaaatactacttttttaataaatccttacatatttaattatattaactatattttttttattttttttatcaaataagttCTTTTGTTATGGGTCTACTATTATCCAACTTAACTTGGAAATTATGCATGTGAATTCCAAATAacatgtaaattttaattttttaagaccaTGTTAGGTGGTACAGTAgagattatgttttaaaatttttatttttattcataaatgcattaaaaaaatttattcatttaaaaaaaaatatttttaatattaatacattaaaacaattaaaaaagcactattttttttttttttgaattacttTAACAAACACTGGTTGAGACGAAATCATCCACCCCATATTTTAGATGagcttaatataattatttagtcagaaaaactattctcttttatatatctttGTACATGAACcaacttgttttattttgatcatttaaatatatttatattttgatataaaaaaaaacatatttcaagtAATCCTGAAAGTATAGCTTCAATTGGTCAGGTTCTGGATATGCTTCTCAGAGAATATAAGTTTCAGTCCGACAAACCTTAGGGTTATTTAAAacttacatggttattaatttcaggacccgtaaaattagttgaagtacacataaatacataatttttttttttaaaaaaaacacacatttcAAGTACATGTTGCCAAAATTAAAGTActgtttaatgtgttttgacTAAAAGTACATGGcatggctatatatatatatatacagtccTCGAAATGACATCGCTCCATCAAACACCTGTAAAAGGTGTGCTCTTCAAAATGGCCCTCCCTCAGAATGAGTGATGCTTTACGCACAAaccttttatattaattttttatacaaaaacagGTGCCagttacttttctttttcatatttgattatttataaattaacacATCAACTTGTACGAAAATTTAAGATACATGTCTTTCTCTCCTTGAAAATATTACACAATTTTAGGAATTACCTGGGATTTAGttgtatcaataaataaattaatcatcTATGTGGCACcttctacttactttttttttacattctttttttttcttctgaacttttttttttctctttttttttttaagtgttaacAACTTGTTGTAAATTTATTGAACTAACATggtttaaataaattatcaatgaatgagaacatctaaaaaaacccttaattttTCTACTcaaaataccttttattttttagatttaattcttaatttatagtGACTAAAGGtcaataataatagaaattaattcttattaaatcttcaatcttttaactttcaaaaCTCAATATAGGTACTAGATTCTTACACACTCTTTCtcactttatgtttttttttttattattattttaaactttgattttcttttcaaatctagAGTTTTAGTTCATCTTGTTGAgagatatttaagttttttttaacttagttcaaggattttatttaaaaattaatctaaatcaaGGTGATGTTATTAGAATATTGGGAGACATATAGCAAATGTTCTAATTACATAAATGATGCGCTAACATTTTAAGGATAAAAGAATCATCATTgacaataacaaataatttatttactttaaattgtttcaacaaataaatatatatttattttaattttaaacatgtttataagtttatagatttaaaaatatataggcTCTAGTCTTTTCTTGGACATCTGTTATGCTAAGCATGTCTTTGTAATAATAAACTAAGAAATCCATGTAATAAAGTTTGATGCCCCTTCGTTAAATTGTGAAAAGTCGGATGTGATTAGTTGAAAgagattgatatttttcttagcAATTATTGATTACATATTCATTCGTTTATGTTCGATGGTGAAGGTGATGTGAGAACAACGGCTCCATTCTGGAGGATCCTTGTTGGGTATTTTCAACGTGCTTTTGATAATGTTCATAAAAAACCTATCActtttgataatattatatataattttatcaaattgttTTATTACGTAACAAGTTGAAATTTTCATCTTGGTATTTTCTATCATTATGCCACAAGGatgttgatgtatttttttaatttaaataatgattGAATTAATAtccaattataaaatattttgaaacatagacctattttaaaatataagaattttggagaaaattaaTTAGGGAAGGTTAGAAAATATGacaatggttgtttttttaaaatgaattttacttggaaatatattaaaatattttttttattattttaaaaaaattatttttgattttagtacacatcaaaacaatttaaaaatattaattaaaaaaattcaatttgtttaGATAAACAGTTTGGAATATTCGATTGGGTCCCTGCAGTAAAATGTTTTCTCCATAACGGCAGTGTAATTTCCACCAGAATTTTAACTGAGCTATCCAAGAACAAAATAatgtaataaattataatgattttacGAAAGTTgaactattttttcttatgaacagAAAACTCCAAGTGGATGTACCAACGCATCTGATTTTCTTAAGCAACGGTAATTCAAGCCTCTACGTACCCAccgaaaaaagaaatatatctttttaattgagTGGAGTGAAGGGAACGCGTCTGCTTCTCACAAAATTGTAGGATTATTAACAGCTTTCATTATTTTCAAAGTGCACAAAAATCATAGGCttgtaaattaaattatataaataaaagatttatagATTAACCcgtgaaattaatgaaaatatcgttgaatttttatgtggagagaaataataataatatacatCTGTACAAAAATGTTGCAACTTGCTGGTTTCTGCTTTGCTGCAAGCAAGGCACTGTTCAGGTAAGAGGCTactctttgctttcttttttctttctttttttttaaaaaaaacgaataaaaaacacaaactagAAATTTATTGCCTTGTCTCGGTAGTCTGGACCACTCGCCACCTATATTTGCAAAATCTATCTATAAATAGCATGCAAAACCCAGTCTCAGTGACACCACCACCTAATACAACCACTAATTTGATCTCAACAATGGATGCTTTCTCGTTGGTTGTTTTGGTATTAGCATGGGTTTTTGCTCTTCTTTACCTCCCAAAAATTCTCAAATCCCGGCGTAACCCGTTGAAACTTCCACCAGGTCCTAAACCATGGCCAATTATCGGCAATTTCGACCTTCTTGGTCCTCTCCCTCACCAGTCGCTTCATCAATTGTCTCTCAAGTATGGTAAAACGATGCAGCTCCAATTTGGGTCCTACCCAGTTTTTGTTACCTCATCACTAGACATAGCAAAACAAATCTTGAAGACTTATGATCACATGTTCGCTAGCAGACCTCAAACTGCTGCTGGCAAGTACACGACTTATGAGTATTCCGATCTCGCTTGGGCACCCTATGGACCTTACTGGCGCCAAGGTCGTAAGATTTACCTCACTGAGCTGTTTAGTGCGAAAAGACTGGAGTCTTATGAGTACATGCGTATAGAGGAGATGAGGGAATTTACAAGACGTCTATATCGCAACTGTGGTAAGACTATTGAGCTTAAAGATTATCTCTCTCATTACACTCTTAGCATTATTAGCAGGATTGTGTTGGGAAAGAAGTACTTTAGCGCATCGGAATCCGAGAAGGAAATAGTTTCACTTGAGGAATTTCAAGAAATGCTCGATGAGCTGTTCTTGCTTAATGGTGTGTTGAACATTGGGGACTGGATCCCgtggctagatttcttggacTTGCAGGGGTATGTCAAGAGGATGAAGAAGCTCAAGGTAAGATTTGACAGGTTCCATGACCATGTCATTGATGAACACAACGCAAAGAGAAAAGCAACCAAAAATTGGCAGCCCAAAGACATGGTGGATCTGCTCTTGCAGCTTGCTGATGACCCCGAGCTTGAAGTTAAGCTAACTAGAGACAACATCAAGGGGCTGACacaggttttttgtttttatatatatatatatatatattttttttttttccttctaattgtCTCTCTCcactcttttctattttttcctcttctttttgttttgttttcctatAATTCATAATTCAAAAGTAACCTTGCTTTCTAAAACAGATAGAAAATCCTTCACTTTTTTAATCACATGGTCGTCTCTATTTCA includes:
- the LOC118048082 gene encoding trimethyltridecatetraene synthase: MQNPVSVTPPPNTTTNLISTMDAFSLVVLVLAWVFALLYLPKILKSRRNPLKLPPGPKPWPIIGNFDLLGPLPHQSLHQLSLKYGKTMQLQFGSYPVFVTSSLDIAKQILKTYDHMFASRPQTAAGKYTTYEYSDLAWAPYGPYWRQGRKIYLTELFSAKRLESYEYMRIEEMREFTRRLYRNCGKTIELKDYLSHYTLSIISRIVLGKKYFSASESEKEIVSLEEFQEMLDELFLLNGVLNIGDWIPWLDFLDLQGYVKRMKKLKVRFDRFHDHVIDEHNAKRKATKNWQPKDMVDLLLQLADDPELEVKLTRDNIKGLTQDLIAGGTDTAATMGDWSMSELLKKPQLFKRVTDELDRVVGRDRWVEEKDIPQLPYIEAIMKEAMRMHPSAVMLAPHLALQDSKVGGYDIPKGTRIFINTWSMGRDPDLWEDPEDFRPERFFGKGIDIKGHNFELLPFGSGRRMCPGYPLGTKMILVSLANMLHGFTWELPPGMKPEDVKRDEVFGLATQRKYPTVAVAKPRLPLHLYN